A genomic window from Purpureocillium takamizusanense chromosome 2, complete sequence includes:
- a CDS encoding uncharacterized protein (COG:S~EggNog:ENOG503P7T4), whose product MSDTKDADADTPAQGDAAAQQQQQPSAADELWHLSLNDSKPDTIVLLHGLGSSHCEWELVSSHLGAYHLLVPDLPGHSSSAGLSPCSIPAQATRVADLIRRRAHGGVAHLVGMSMGGFVAVETARAHAPLVRSVFGSGCGPFAGWRLWAARYPGALVALQAAHSMLPALLADRINDAAWRAQGLTVGEDLRSDIRRNARGALLREVFGSIALVELGALRAAPPTARALAVTGGRMEDVEATRRLGAALKAGCAQSRAAIVREAVHPWNLQFPELFARGVCAWVEEEPLPEEYEDLLPETLGKE is encoded by the coding sequence ATGAGCGATACCAAGGATGCAGATGCAGACACGCCCGCGCaaggcgatgcggcggcgcagcagcagcagcagccctcgGCCGCAGACGAGCTCTGGCACCTGTCGCTCAACGACTCTAAGCCTGACACGatcgtcctcctccatggcctAGGCAGCTCGCATTGCGAGTGGGAGCTCGTCTCATCGCATCTTGGCGCCTACCACCTCCTCGTGCCAGACCTTCCGGGACActcgtcatcggcgggcCTCTCGCCCTGCTCCATCCCCGCGCAGGCCACGCGTGTTGCCGACCTGATccgtcggcgcgcgcatggcggcgtcgcgcacctcgtcggcatgtccatgggcggcttcgtggccgtcgagacggcgcgcgcgcacgctcCCCTCGTGCGCTCCGTCTTCGGCTCCGGCTGCGGGCCCTTTGCCGGCTGGCGcctctgggcggcgcggtacCCAGGCGCGCTTgtcgcgctgcaggcggcgcacAGTATGCTCCCCGCCTTGCTGGCTGACCGTATCAACGacgcggcatggcgggcgcaGGGGCTGACGGTAGGCGAGGACCTACGCAGCGACATCAGGCGCAACGCTCGCGGGGCGCTCCTCAGGGAGGTGTTTGGGAGCATCGCCCTCGTGGAGCTGggcgcgctgcgggcggcgccgccgacggccagggcgctggccgtgacgggcggcaggatggaggacgtcgaggcgacgcggaggctgggcgcggcgctcaaggcgGGCTGCGCGCAGAGCAGGGCCGCCATCGTCCGGGAGGCGGTGCACCCGTGGAACCTGCAGTTCCCAGAGCTGTTCGCCAGAGGCGTGTGCGCGTGGGTCGAGGAAGAGCCGTTGCCTGAAGAGTACGAGGACCTGCTGCCCGAGACTCTAGGCAAGGAGTAA
- a CDS encoding uncharacterized protein (COG:C~EggNog:ENOG503P2H5~TransMembrane:2 (o20-40i434-451o)), with translation MAAAATTTTTQPPPPPHFLAGKKIIVAGCGMAGLSFAIALRRLWDSAPPSAGSAPELLLLDRDGRRIGPAREGYSLSLHGADADGGLIACRDLGLLDEMLARAVAGDGAAGDGAGGFRIWDASAWRELLRVNAAPHAGLPTAVIRITRRDVRDVLIEGVERTDAIRWHRTCTAAERLPNGMIRVHISPSPSAGAGDGHPEPPTTEDCHLLIAADGAHSKLRASLRPGRDALLRYAGAVQLGGVGRFPGGLPPPLDRDWGMVLTGEGAACFFSPVDKTGVVWALSRLEPESARPVAYDRTSATAFAALKDEALALGRSIAEPFPSVVRATEQDTSFVLPARDLEPFGHIDADGSLPLPGVVFLGDSNHAVSPFAGNGANLALKDGWDLASRLCAAGSLDEAVTAYDALALPRARRTLKTSRDRIAMGHWTGWRYWRFRIVLWFGTWFMWLAGR, from the coding sequence atggcggcggcggcgacgacgacgacgacgcagcctcctcctcctccgcatttcctcgccggcaagaaaatcatcgtcgccggctgcGGCATGGCCGGCCTGTCcttcgccatcgccctgcGCAGGCTCTGGGACTCAGCCCCGCCGTCCGCCGGGTCCGCgcccgagctgctgctcctcgaccgcgacggccgccgcatcggccCCGCCCGCGAGGGCTACTCGCTGTccctgcacggcgccgacgccgacggcgggctcATCGCCTGCCGcgacctcggcctgctcgacgagatgctcgcccgcgccgtcgccggggacggtgctgcgggcgacggcgcgggagggTTTCGCATCTGGGACGCCTCCGCCTggcgcgagctgctgcgcgtcaacgccgcgccgcacgccggcctgcccaCGGCGGTCATCCGCATCACGCGACGGGACGTCCGCGACGTGCtcatcgagggcgtcgagcggACTGACGCCATCCGCTGGCACCGGACGTGCACCGCGGCGGAGCGCCTCCCAAACGGCATGATACGCGTGCACATCTCCCCGTcccccagcgccggcgctggcgatggcCATCCTGAGCCGCCGACCACCGAGGACTGCCacctcctcatcgccgccgacggcgcgcacaGCAAGTTGCGCGCCAGCCTGCGacccggccgcgacgccctcctccgctacgccggcgccgtgcaactcggcggcgtgggccgcTTCCCGGGgggcctcccgccgcccctcgaTAGGGATTGGGGCATGGTGCTcacgggcgagggcgcggcgtgCTTCTTCTCCCCCGTCGACAAGACCGGCGTCGTCTGGGCGCTGAGCCGGCTCGAGCCCGAGAGCGCGCGCCCCGTGGCGTACGACcgcacgtcggcgacggcctttgcggcgctcaaggacgaggccctcgctcTTGGGCGATCCATCGCGGAGCCGTTCCCCAGCGTCGTGCGCGCCACGGAGCAGGACACGTCGTTTGTGTTGCCGGCACGGGACCTGGAGCCGTTTGGCCACATCGATGCCGATGggtccctccccctccccggcgtcgtcttcctcggcgaCAGCAACCATGCCGTCAGCCCGTTtgccggcaacggcgccaacCTGGCCCTCAAAGACGGCTGGGACCTGGCCAGCCGGCTGTGCGCGGCGGGttcgctcgacgaggccgtcacgGCGTACGACGCGCTGGCGCTTccgcgggcacggcggacGCTCAAGACGTCGCGCgaccgcatcgccatgggACACTGGACGGGGTGGCGGTACTGGCGCTTCAGGATCGTCTTGTGGTTTGGCACCTGGTTCAtgtggctggctggccgatAG